A single genomic interval of Primulina huaijiensis isolate GDHJ02 chromosome 7, ASM1229523v2, whole genome shotgun sequence harbors:
- the LOC140981545 gene encoding superoxide dismutase [Cu-Zn], chloroplastic-like, with translation MQAALAAMAAHTVLANAAAPAAYHTLFFPLPSNPNSSSSIPFQSSFQGVTLKANLRAILSLSSPAAAAPKPLTVVASSKKGVAVLKGTSAVDGVVTLTQEGDGPTTVKVRITGLAPGKHGFHLHEFGDTTNGCISTGPHFNPKGLTHGAPEDEVRHAGDLGNIVANAEGLAEATITDSQISLSGPNSVVGRAFVVHELEDDLGKGGHELSLSTGNAGGRLACGVVGLTPL, from the exons ATGCAAGCAGCACTTGCAGCTATGGCCGCGCACACCGTCCTCGCCAACGCCGCCGCCCCAGCTGCCTACCATACTCTCTTCTTCCCACTGCCGTCTAATCCCAACAGTTCTTCATCGATCCCATTTCAGTCTTCCTTCCAAGGAGTCACTCTTAAGGCCAACTTGCGCGCAATTCTATCTCTCTCCTCCCCCGCCGCCGCAGCTCCCAAGCCTCTCACTGTCGTCGCTTCGTCCAAGAAAGGCGTAGCCGTCCTCAAAGGCACATCCGCCGTTGACGGCGTAGTGACTCTCACTCAGGAAGGCGATG GTCCGACTACTGTGAAAGTTCGTATTACGGGACTTGCTCCTGGGAAACATGGATTCCATTTA CACGAGTTTGGTGACACCACAAATGGATGTATATCAACAG GACCACATTTTAATCCGAAAGGTTTAACACACGGAGCTCCAGAAGACGAAGTTCGTCATGCGGGTGACCTGGGAAACATAGTTGCCAACGCCGAAG GTTTGGCAGAAGCAACAATTACTGACAGTCAG ATATCATTGAGCGGTCCTAACTCAGTTGTTGGCAGAGCTTTCGTGGTTCATGAGCTCGAGGATGATCTTGGAAAGG GTGGTCACGAACTGAGTCTTAGTACTGGCAATGCCGGTGGCCGTTTGGCATGTG GTGTTGTTGGCTTGACTCCCCTGTGA